The following is a genomic window from Bacteroidales bacterium.
AGTTGTAGATAATCCATTCAGCACATGGGGAAAAAGCAAATAAGCCGTAAAGAATTCTTTACAAGGACATTAACCGGACTTGCTGGTATAAGTCTGATTTCAAAGGACCTGAAAGTTCCTGCTACTTATTCTCAGGAATTAAGAAGCATTGGTAAGACCGGAATAATGGTCAGTCCTGTCTGTTTTGGAGCTCCCAGGACAAACGAGGAATCATTAATCAAATATGCTGTCAGCAAAGGAATTAATTTTATTGATACCGGCAGATCTTACGGTAACGGGAACAACGAAAGGCTGGTAGGAAGGGCTATATCCGGACAAAGAGACAAAACTGTTATTCAGTCTAAAATACGACTAGATGAGAACGAACTGCCTTCGAAAGGGAAAGGGAAGAAAGGTGCCGCAGAGATCAGAAATGCACTTCAGACTAAAATCGATGCAAGTCTGAAGGCTCTTAACAGCAGCTATATTGATGTACTTCTCTATCACGATGCTGCTGATGAAAACCTTCTCTTTCATACCGAGACAATGAAGTTCTTTGCAGATATGAAAAGCAGTGGCGTAATAAAAGCACACGGGTTCTCAACTCATAATGACTTTATGAATCTCCCTGAAAGGAATAATAAGGAAGTGTTTTATGATGTCATAATGGTCCCGTTTAATCCAAAGGGTTCATTTGTTCACTCAGTAACAGGCAATTACTCTGAATGGGACCAGAAAAAACTGATCTCAGTTCTTTCTGAAGCCGGTGAAAAGGGGATCGGTGTCATTGCAATGAAGACCTGTTCCGGGGGTAAACATTCTCTTAAAGAAGGATCTGAGCCAACTTTCAAAGATTCAGTACTTTGGGTGCTTCAGCATAAATTCATCAGCTCAGCAGCAATTGCAATGGCTAACTTTGAACAGGTAGACGAACACACTTCCTGGCTCTAGCAGGGGATTCCTCGCTAGCGCTCAGAATGACAAAACAGGACGAAAGTAATAATTATTTCACCTCGAAGAAGTTCTTCACTGGTTGCTTATACTTTATATTCAGATCAGGAATCCCGTTACCATTTGTGTCCTTCATAAGCGATATCATTTCCATTAGCGCCAGCCACTCTTTTCCTTCCTGCACTCCTTCCCGCCTGCTGTCCAGGTCAATAACCGCATTCTTCATATCTGTAACCCTTGCTCCTGTTACATCTTTCGGAACAACATTTATCAATCCGAAACTCATCTTTTTGATAATGCCAATAAACTCAAGCATATATGAATTTGCAGTAACTGAATAGAGTGTCTTATTCTTTTTGGAGAAATCAGCTACCTCAACTTTTCCATCAGAATGGAGTATTTCAACTTTTCTTATCTTTTTCAGCATTCCCTTTTCAGGATTGTATTCAACTCTGATACCTGAGTAATAGCAATAGTTTCCGGGAGTTGATTTATAGGCTACCTGCAGTATTTCAAGAATACTTCTCAGTTCCTTTCCAGTAACATATAATCTGGAAAGAGGATAACCGGGGACCGGATCGTTGCCGGTTCCCATCGACATAATCCTGAAGATATCAGCTGCAGACTGTTTTCCAGGAACAATCCTGTCGCGGATTACTCCAACGGCAACCATGCTTACATCGGTACCTTTATCAGAATGATTATTTACATAACTGTGAATTGCATCTGCCACCATAGGTCCGAGATTACTGCCTTTTATATCACCCATCTCATCGCATTCCAGCAGAAAATCAGATTCAGCAACCGGGTTACTATATTTCATCCCGAGGGGTGTAAGTATCTCTGAATCTAT
Proteins encoded in this region:
- a CDS encoding aldo/keto reductase, which codes for MGKKQISRKEFFTRTLTGLAGISLISKDLKVPATYSQELRSIGKTGIMVSPVCFGAPRTNEESLIKYAVSKGINFIDTGRSYGNGNNERLVGRAISGQRDKTVIQSKIRLDENELPSKGKGKKGAAEIRNALQTKIDASLKALNSSYIDVLLYHDAADENLLFHTETMKFFADMKSSGVIKAHGFSTHNDFMNLPERNNKEVFYDVIMVPFNPKGSFVHSVTGNYSEWDQKKLISVLSEAGEKGIGVIAMKTCSGGKHSLKEGSEPTFKDSVLWVLQHKFISSAAIAMANFEQVDEHTSWL